From one Prochlorococcus marinus str. MIT 0912 genomic stretch:
- a CDS encoding carboxysome peptide B: MEIMQVMGRLVCSQRVEGLGHMHLRILCNNKGKRLVAVDPVGAREGNWVFTATGTAARWGCPNPNIQTDLTIGGIIDNWSPDD, translated from the coding sequence ATGGAGATCATGCAAGTTATGGGACGGTTGGTATGTTCGCAGAGAGTGGAAGGTTTAGGACATATGCATTTAAGAATATTGTGCAATAACAAAGGTAAAAGACTTGTGGCTGTTGACCCTGTCGGTGCGCGAGAAGGTAATTGGGTTTTTACCGCAACAGGAACCGCTGCGAGGTGGGGATGTCCAAACCCAAATATTCAAACTGATTTAACCATTGGTGGGATTATTGATAATTGGTCACCTGATGATTAG
- a CDS encoding carboxysome shell carbonic anhydrase: protein MAYRNLAKKSLRGPTAPMKRFVDLENQGLNSEVIKTTNSFSDEIKTISSFSKDHPLTNSQENQKLNQYEKKVKGRFDNIVPLLKRVSSLQNDLNFVERAQNLCLSELGYELPLHILEKAWVGSVDISALFAWCVFQSHQLTSNEFFDSDPLEGSGNSQYAKSFQSFLYQCGFHLLDITPCADGRLAHAISYALRIPFSSVRRRSHAGALFDIEKTVNRWVKTEHSRYRESIPNAATEPTRYLKSVIYHFSSVDPTHQGCAAHGSNDELAASEGLQRLLDFREAVENSFCCGASVDLLLIGIDTDTDAIRVHTPSKTNEVDLKSWVCTNEIYKETQFLKAEEALQKIQENIKGVCPGETDPNMVMFITKLISNNISQIDYVKNFHSGSYQDAGHAERFIGVGIGFKEVHLRNLTYFAHLETVEQGAPDLDVGVKIFTGLNISRSLPIPIVIRFDYSGSVPHARNRALSDCHRINEAIKSRYRDLIDNGSLHTFLTIRDRDKKAPAEVVGSSLDPVTQEAH from the coding sequence ATGGCCTATCGTAATTTGGCCAAGAAATCTCTTCGTGGGCCAACAGCTCCTATGAAGAGATTTGTCGACCTAGAAAATCAGGGCTTGAATTCTGAAGTAATTAAGACTACTAATTCTTTCTCTGATGAAATAAAAACCATTAGCTCTTTCTCCAAGGATCATCCATTAACCAACTCTCAAGAAAATCAGAAGTTAAATCAATATGAAAAAAAGGTTAAAGGTCGATTTGATAATATTGTCCCTCTTTTAAAAAGAGTCTCTAGTCTTCAAAATGATTTGAATTTTGTAGAAAGAGCTCAAAATTTATGTCTCTCGGAATTAGGTTATGAATTACCACTGCACATACTTGAAAAGGCTTGGGTTGGAAGTGTTGACATAAGTGCCTTGTTTGCATGGTGTGTTTTTCAATCACACCAATTGACGAGTAATGAATTTTTTGATTCAGATCCACTAGAGGGATCTGGAAACAGTCAATATGCTAAATCTTTCCAGTCTTTCCTATATCAATGTGGCTTTCATCTTTTAGATATAACTCCTTGTGCCGATGGTCGATTAGCTCATGCTATTTCTTATGCATTACGTATACCTTTTAGTTCTGTCAGGAGGCGTTCTCATGCAGGTGCATTATTTGATATTGAAAAAACAGTTAACCGTTGGGTTAAAACTGAACATAGTAGATATAGAGAGTCAATTCCTAATGCTGCAACTGAGCCAACAAGATATTTAAAATCAGTAATCTATCATTTTAGTTCTGTTGACCCTACACACCAAGGATGTGCTGCTCATGGTAGTAATGATGAGTTAGCAGCATCAGAGGGCTTACAGAGATTATTAGATTTTAGGGAAGCAGTCGAAAATAGTTTTTGCTGCGGTGCATCCGTTGATTTGCTTTTAATTGGTATTGACACAGATACAGACGCGATAAGAGTTCATACGCCTTCGAAAACTAATGAAGTTGATTTGAAATCATGGGTTTGTACAAATGAAATATACAAAGAGACTCAATTTTTAAAAGCTGAAGAGGCTCTTCAAAAAATTCAAGAAAATATCAAAGGTGTTTGCCCTGGAGAAACAGATCCAAATATGGTTATGTTTATTACCAAACTCATTTCAAATAATATTTCTCAAATTGATTATGTGAAGAATTTTCATTCCGGAAGCTACCAAGATGCAGGGCATGCTGAGAGGTTTATTGGTGTAGGTATTGGTTTTAAAGAAGTTCATTTAAGGAATCTTACTTATTTTGCTCATTTGGAGACTGTTGAACAAGGAGCTCCTGATCTCGACGTCGGAGTGAAAATTTTTACAGGTCTCAATATCTCGAGAAGTTTACCAATCCCTATTGTCATTCGCTTTGATTACTCAGGTAGTGTCCCTCATGCTAGAAATAGAGCATTATCTGATTGTCATAGAATTAATGAGGCTATTAAGTCTCGTTATCGAGATTTAATAGATAATGGTTCACTTCACACATTTCTTACTATTCGAGATCGAGATAAAAAGGCTCCTGCAGAAGTTGTAGGTTCTTCCCTCGATCCAGTCACTCAGGAGGCTCACTAA
- a CDS encoding BMC domain-containing protein — protein sequence MTNSSNRRQKSSNKTIKPKDQVVDITPINSTTQTKTSSKIQSSSTGKTSSTKNIPSAKNLSNGSRGAASTKKPIGNDKGFESNSSSGIALGMIETRGLVPAIEAADAMTKAAEVNLIVKELVGGGYVTVMVRGETGAVNASVRAGADACERVGDGLVAAHIIARPHIEVEPALKGSGAKRRS from the coding sequence ATGACTAACTCTTCAAATCGTCGACAAAAAAGTAGTAATAAAACTATTAAGCCTAAAGATCAAGTAGTTGATATTACTCCTATCAATTCAACTACTCAAACAAAAACTTCTTCGAAGATACAGTCTTCCTCAACCGGTAAAACATCTAGTACTAAAAATATTCCTAGCGCTAAAAATCTATCTAATGGCTCTAGAGGTGCTGCTTCAACTAAAAAACCAATCGGAAACGATAAAGGTTTTGAGAGTAATTCAAGCTCTGGTATTGCATTAGGAATGATAGAGACTCGTGGATTGGTACCAGCAATTGAAGCGGCCGATGCAATGACAAAAGCTGCGGAAGTTAATTTGATCGTTAAGGAACTAGTTGGTGGAGGATATGTAACAGTAATGGTTCGTGGTGAGACTGGTGCTGTAAATGCTTCTGTGAGAGCAGGTGCTGATGCTTGTGAGCGAGTCGGGGATGGATTAGTTGCTGCGCACATAATTGCTCGACCTCATATTGAGGTCGAGCCAGCATTGAAGGGAAGTGGAGCGAAAAGGAGAAGCTGA
- a CDS encoding carboxysome peptide A: MLICKVLKPLVSTNRIPGFEHKHLQVVLDGSSKKVAVDAVGCKPDDWVICVGSSAAREAAGSKSYPSDLTIVGIIDHWDPETQQQIPGGAK; encoded by the coding sequence ATGCTCATTTGTAAAGTTCTCAAACCACTTGTCTCAACTAATCGTATTCCAGGCTTTGAACATAAGCATTTACAGGTTGTATTAGACGGTAGCTCAAAAAAAGTTGCTGTTGATGCTGTTGGATGTAAACCAGATGATTGGGTGATATGTGTAGGAAGTTCTGCCGCTCGCGAAGCTGCTGGAAGTAAGTCTTATCCAAGTGATTTAACCATTGTTGGGATTATTGATCATTGGGATCCAGAGACTCAACAACAGATTCCAGGAGGAGCAAAATAA
- a CDS encoding 4a-hydroxytetrahydrobiopterin dehydratase, whose product MEGWRQKKRPECLEKRFEFQSYEKNRDFLDALGDFCEKVNRFPDISFGKTYANITIRPLENKEKEEISKDDHDFASKIDFLNKQEEN is encoded by the coding sequence ATGGAAGGGTGGAGGCAAAAAAAAAGACCAGAGTGTCTTGAAAAAAGATTTGAATTTCAATCTTATGAAAAAAATAGAGATTTTCTTGATGCGTTAGGTGATTTTTGCGAGAAGGTTAATCGCTTTCCAGATATAAGTTTCGGGAAGACTTATGCAAATATCACTATCAGACCTTTAGAAAATAAGGAGAAAGAGGAAATATCAAAAGATGACCATGATTTCGCAAGTAAAATAGATTTTTTAAATAAACAGGAAGAGAATTAA